The following proteins come from a genomic window of Neoarius graeffei isolate fNeoGra1 chromosome 26, fNeoGra1.pri, whole genome shotgun sequence:
- the LOC132873983 gene encoding G-protein coupled receptor 182-like: MESDYNETELFLDHCTIKVDLESRRIGMFLLHLFMFIVGLSMNLTVVWVNWQRRHTRNTVIFCILNMGVADTMLMLILPTIMLEVALDHVWLWGDFLCRFTNLMIMVNIHASSFFLAYISVERYLSLVRGSAPKTMAMSEKCKRNIICVALWTFALFIGLLETVHVQVLGSDEPGCFLMPEHDYEKWFSTLVIIQFLVQYLIPAGIMVTFNTLTARVLRSSADVQISNTNDIWFLHVYSSVFIICFLPFHLTMIIILMEVMHFNLFDCNTLEQLFFSYAVVRTITLLHCLANPILYSFLSRSFRSKLTNLILSHLPQDVVANRGTDQHANQVDGKGNGGKLNNMTENNTSQSDGGP, translated from the coding sequence ATGGAAAGTGACTACAATGAGACGGAGTTGTTCCTCGACCACTGCACCATCAAAGTGGATTTGGAGTCTCGGCGTATCGGAATGTTCCTGCTCCATCTGTTCATGTTCATCGTGGGATTGAGCATGAATCTAACGGTCGTGTGGGTAAACTGGCAGAGACGCCACACACGTAACACCGTGATATTCTGCATCCTCAACATGGGCGTGGCCGACACCATGCTGATGCTCATCTTACCCACCATCATGCTGGAAGTTGCTCTGGATCACGTTTGGCTTTGGGGTGATTTCCTGTGCCGCTTTACAAATTTAATGATCATGGTTAACATCCATGCTAGCTCATTTTTCCTAGCATATATCTCTGTCGAGCGCTATCTGTCCCTGGTACGTGGATCAGCACCAAAAACAATGGCCATGTCAGAAAAATGCAAGAGGAACATAATTTGTGTGGCCCTGTGGACTTTTGCGTTGTTTATAGGCTTGTTAGAAACGGTACACGTTCAAGTTTTAGGATCGGATGAACCGGGATGTTTCTTGATGCCTGAACATGACTACGAGAAGTGGTTCAGCACTCTTGTTATTATCCAGTTTTTGGTGCAGTATTTAATACCGGCTGGGATTATGGTGACCTTTAACACGCTAACAGCCCGAGTGCTGAGATCATCTGCTGATGTTCAGATCAGTAACACCAACGACATTTGGTTCCTGCACGTTTATTCCTCTGTTTTTATCATTTGCTTCCTTCCATTTCACCTGACCATGATCATCATCCTGATGGAGGTGATGCACTTTAATTTATTTGACTGCAACACACTCGAGCAGCTCTTTTTCTCCTACGCTGTAGTGAGAACAATCAcgttactccactgcttggccaaTCCCATCCTTTACAGTTTTCTAAGCAGGAGCTTCCGCAGCAAGCTTACTAACCTCATTTTGAGCCATTTGCCTCAAGACGTTGTTGCTAATCGAGGAACGGATCAACATGCTAATCAAGTTGATGGTAAAGGAAATGGAGGAAAGTTAaacaatatgactgaaaacaacaCCAGCCAATCAGATGGAGGACcataa